The following are encoded together in the Chthoniobacterales bacterium genome:
- a CDS encoding nucleoside transporter C-terminal domain-containing protein, translating into MPLQLVSALGIVALIAFTWICSTRRDRFPWRTVISGLVLQILFAALILKTSFGEGVFGAARAAINQISLFAQQGAAMVFGPLADQGAVNRGLGGGGVIFAITITAIIIVVSALSTLLYHYGVLQRAVHGAAWVMQRVMRTTGSESLAAAGNIFLGQTEAALIIRPYLPHMTASELHALMVTGMATIATSVFAVYAQMGIEAGHLLAASVMSAPSGLLVAKILLPETRESETSATHSTTVPRTSVNGIDALCRGAAEGMSLAINVLAMLIAFVAVVALANALFGSLQHLFGFKDAITLEHVFGWVNWPFAWVMGVPAADCAAVGQVLGKRIVLNEFVGFLDLAALKEQLTPRSFTLATYALCGFANFSSIAIQIGGIGALVPERRGELASLGLRAMVGGLLASYLTASIAGMFI; encoded by the coding sequence ATGCCTCTCCAGCTTGTCAGCGCGCTTGGAATTGTCGCGCTCATCGCCTTTACGTGGATCTGCTCGACCCGGCGCGACCGCTTTCCGTGGCGAACGGTGATCAGTGGCCTGGTGCTCCAGATTCTGTTCGCCGCGCTCATTCTCAAGACCTCGTTCGGCGAAGGCGTCTTCGGCGCCGCGCGCGCGGCCATCAACCAGATCAGCCTCTTCGCCCAGCAGGGCGCGGCAATGGTCTTTGGCCCCCTCGCCGACCAGGGCGCCGTGAATCGCGGACTCGGCGGAGGCGGCGTCATTTTCGCCATCACGATCACCGCGATCATCATCGTCGTCTCGGCGCTTTCCACGCTTCTTTACCACTACGGCGTGCTGCAGCGGGCGGTGCACGGGGCGGCGTGGGTGATGCAGCGGGTGATGCGAACCACCGGCAGCGAAAGCCTTGCCGCGGCCGGCAATATCTTCCTCGGCCAGACGGAGGCCGCGCTGATCATCCGTCCCTACCTGCCGCACATGACGGCGAGCGAACTGCACGCCCTGATGGTCACCGGCATGGCAACCATCGCGACTTCGGTCTTCGCCGTCTACGCGCAGATGGGCATCGAAGCCGGCCACCTGCTCGCGGCGTCCGTGATGAGCGCGCCCAGCGGACTGCTCGTCGCCAAGATCCTGCTCCCCGAAACGCGCGAGAGCGAAACTTCGGCCACGCATTCCACGACCGTGCCGCGCACCTCCGTGAACGGGATCGACGCCCTCTGCCGGGGCGCCGCGGAGGGGATGTCTCTCGCGATCAACGTGCTCGCAATGCTCATCGCCTTCGTCGCCGTCGTGGCGCTCGCAAACGCCCTCTTCGGCTCGCTTCAGCATCTCTTCGGCTTCAAGGATGCCATCACGCTCGAGCACGTTTTTGGCTGGGTGAACTGGCCGTTCGCATGGGTGATGGGCGTGCCGGCCGCCGATTGCGCCGCCGTGGGGCAGGTGCTCGGAAAGCGCATCGTGCTCAACGAATTCGTCGGCTTTCTCGACCTGGCCGCGCTGAAGGAACAACTCACGCCCCGCAGCTTCACGCTCGCGACCTACGCGCTCTGCGGCTTCGCAAACTTCTCGAGCATCGCGATCCAGATCGGCGGAATCGGCGCCCTCGTCCCCGAGCGCCGGGGCGAACTCGCAAGCCTCGGCCTGCGCGCCATGGTCGGCGGGTTGCTTGCGAGCTACCTCACGGCCAGCATCGCCGGAATGTTCATTTAA
- a CDS encoding DUF6573 family protein, whose amino-acid sequence MNSDEIFGEPISIYTRAQALADGMLVDVTSTAREAGWRWPVAVTAALWQVVETIPSRHSYQSAEGRLWDVVWMASRAAKASRGGDRLAFELIMHRDSTRKKYVHLIAHVGPGDDPSPVVTIGFPEDF is encoded by the coding sequence ATGAACTCCGACGAAATCTTTGGCGAACCCATCTCGATCTATACGCGAGCGCAAGCCCTCGCAGACGGCATGCTTGTTGATGTCACCAGCACCGCGAGGGAAGCGGGCTGGCGCTGGCCCGTGGCAGTTACCGCCGCCCTTTGGCAAGTCGTCGAGACAATTCCCTCGCGACATTCCTACCAATCCGCAGAGGGCCGCTTGTGGGATGTCGTGTGGATGGCGAGCAGAGCAGCGAAGGCATCACGGGGCGGCGATCGTCTCGCGTTTGAGCTCATCATGCACCGCGATTCCACCAGGAAAAAATACGTGCATCTCATCGCCCACGTTGGGCCGGGGGATGATCCGTCCCCCGTGGTGACCATCGGATTCCCGGAGGACTTCTAA
- a CDS encoding JAB domain-containing protein: MTTIPKTSNPLRVVLSRIGEPSLAHYGAARTPLNEPQEAAKFWRDIVSPEPSFEADKEHLVAVLVDTKLRPTGYHIISVGSLNEAIAHPREIMRAAVVASAYGLVLMHNHPSGDPAASEADHRVTRRVSEAADILQIRFLDHVIIGDSTHFSFREGGLL, from the coding sequence ATGACAACAATTCCCAAGACCTCGAACCCCCTCCGTGTGGTTCTTTCACGAATCGGCGAACCTTCTCTGGCCCACTACGGGGCAGCGAGAACACCTCTCAATGAGCCGCAGGAAGCGGCGAAATTCTGGAGGGACATTGTCTCTCCGGAACCTTCGTTCGAAGCCGACAAGGAACATTTGGTTGCCGTGTTAGTGGACACCAAACTTCGCCCCACGGGTTACCACATCATCAGCGTTGGCAGTCTGAATGAAGCAATCGCGCATCCCCGCGAGATCATGAGGGCCGCAGTTGTTGCTAGCGCCTACGGCCTTGTATTGATGCACAACCATCCGTCTGGCGACCCCGCCGCGAGCGAGGCAGACCACCGCGTTACCCGCCGCGTGAGCGAGGCAGCAGACATCTTGCAGATTCGCTTTTTGGACCACGTCATCATTGGCGACAGCACCCATTTTTCGTTCCGGGAAGGAGGGCTCCTGTAA
- a CDS encoding NgoMIV family type II restriction endonuclease, translating to MTEPLFEEQRASFHAALLKGPLSFDGNVWANADKRNKSSSSLAAGIAARIIEDPETRDKQAGQTSGAEFEVAVCDYIRTCFEKLPHLRPGRWNFYVKDAAALSRFEQYAHLAEIERLAKEHEELKVVLGNDYLIKPDILVSREPETDRFINRDEWLVNDDVAIRASIRSDKSPFEVLHASVSCKWTIRSDRSQNSRTEALNLIRNRKGHLPHIAIVSAEPLPSRLVSVALGTGDIDCMYHFALPELQQSLEEFGLEDQADQLRTLVDGKRLKDISDLPLDLAV from the coding sequence ATGACAGAGCCGCTGTTCGAAGAGCAGAGGGCCTCTTTTCATGCCGCCCTACTCAAGGGTCCCCTCAGTTTCGACGGAAACGTCTGGGCGAATGCTGACAAACGGAATAAATCGAGTTCCAGTCTGGCGGCTGGCATTGCCGCCCGAATCATCGAAGACCCTGAAACGCGGGACAAGCAGGCCGGACAAACATCCGGCGCGGAGTTTGAAGTCGCTGTTTGCGATTACATTCGCACTTGCTTCGAGAAGCTGCCTCACCTCCGCCCAGGTCGCTGGAACTTTTATGTAAAAGACGCGGCTGCCCTCTCGCGTTTCGAACAATACGCCCACTTGGCCGAGATTGAACGCCTTGCAAAGGAACATGAGGAACTGAAAGTCGTTTTGGGAAACGACTACCTCATCAAACCTGACATTTTAGTGTCCAGGGAGCCTGAAACAGACCGATTCATCAATCGAGATGAATGGCTGGTAAACGATGACGTTGCCATACGTGCATCAATCCGATCCGACAAGAGTCCCTTCGAGGTTCTTCACGCATCGGTATCCTGTAAGTGGACGATACGGAGCGACCGATCTCAAAACTCCAGAACCGAGGCGCTCAATCTAATCCGTAATCGAAAGGGGCATCTCCCTCACATAGCCATCGTATCGGCAGAACCTCTGCCGAGTCGATTAGTGTCCGTTGCCCTCGGAACGGGCGACATCGACTGCATGTATCACTTTGCCCTTCCAGAGTTGCAGCAGTCCCTCGAAGAATTCGGCTTGGAAGACCAAGCAGATCAGTTACGCACACTGGTCGATGGGAAACGTTTGAAGGACATTTCAGATCTCCCGCTCGACCTAGCAGTTTGA
- a CDS encoding DNA cytosine methyltransferase, whose protein sequence is MHHLAMFGNLTSIELCAGGGGQALGVEKAGFQHLAVVELNKHAAQTLRDNRPEWNVVEEDLKTWSASDFKGVDLLAAGLPCPPFSKAGKQLGDQDERNLFPAAFRIIKECRPSAIMIENVRGLLDAVFLDFRSQFQKQLKRIGYESDWKLFNASDFGVPQLRPRVVFVAMKKDLFPHFEWPEPTVTKRTTVGKSLYPLMSSCGWKGAKEWAKNADEIAPTLVGGSFKHGGPDLGPTRAKRAWAELGVNAISLANEPPPPDYVGMPRLTVEMCAVLQGFPTSWKFSGKKTNAYRQVGNAFPPPVAEAVALKIKEAFASSAQLQLAI, encoded by the coding sequence ATGCACCATCTCGCCATGTTCGGCAATCTGACCTCAATCGAACTCTGCGCAGGGGGTGGCGGGCAAGCACTCGGAGTCGAAAAAGCTGGCTTTCAGCATTTGGCAGTCGTCGAACTCAACAAACATGCTGCGCAGACTCTCCGCGATAACAGACCTGAATGGAATGTAGTCGAAGAAGATCTTAAAACGTGGAGTGCATCCGATTTCAAAGGCGTTGACCTGCTCGCCGCGGGACTTCCGTGCCCGCCATTCTCCAAAGCCGGCAAACAGCTAGGAGATCAAGACGAACGCAATCTCTTTCCAGCGGCGTTTCGTATCATCAAAGAATGTCGCCCGTCGGCGATCATGATCGAAAACGTCCGGGGGCTTCTTGATGCAGTCTTTCTAGATTTTCGCTCTCAATTCCAAAAACAGCTCAAGCGTATCGGATACGAATCCGACTGGAAGCTTTTCAACGCTTCCGATTTTGGAGTTCCGCAGTTGCGCCCACGCGTCGTTTTTGTCGCGATGAAGAAGGACTTGTTCCCGCACTTCGAGTGGCCAGAGCCAACCGTAACGAAGAGAACCACTGTCGGCAAATCGCTCTACCCTTTGATGTCCTCGTGTGGCTGGAAGGGCGCCAAAGAATGGGCGAAAAATGCCGATGAAATAGCTCCAACCTTGGTCGGGGGTAGCTTCAAGCATGGGGGCCCTGATCTTGGGCCCACTCGTGCCAAACGGGCTTGGGCGGAACTAGGTGTAAATGCAATCTCTCTAGCCAACGAACCTCCCCCACCGGATTACGTGGGGATGCCCCGCCTCACCGTCGAGATGTGCGCCGTTCTGCAAGGCTTTCCTACCTCGTGGAAATTTTCCGGAAAAAAAACCAACGCTTACCGTCAAGTTGGCAATGCTTTCCCACCTCCGGTGGCCGAGGCAGTAGCTCTCAAGATCAAAGAAGCATTCGCGAGCAGCGCCCAACTCCAGCTCGCGATATGA
- a CDS encoding thermonuclease family protein: MRCLIFLLIFPAIALAAEPQWEKIENCSLVEDGYRDGDSFLVRIAPKTFRVFRLYFVDTPEDSADQRYPERIADQSKYFGVSTTRALQLGDEAATFSSKTLAKAFTVWTCWQKAPGASSRQRYYARISTPQGDLGELLVANGLARIYGKRITLPGGTSSRDYLDKLRAIESKAKAEGEGGWSAR, translated from the coding sequence ATGCGCTGCTTGATTTTTCTTTTGATCTTTCCTGCGATAGCCCTCGCGGCGGAACCGCAGTGGGAGAAAATCGAGAACTGCTCGCTCGTCGAAGACGGCTACCGCGACGGGGACAGCTTTCTTGTCCGCATCGCACCAAAAACCTTCCGTGTTTTCCGGCTCTACTTCGTGGACACGCCGGAGGACTCGGCCGATCAGCGATACCCCGAGCGCATCGCCGATCAGTCCAAGTATTTTGGCGTTTCGACGACCCGCGCTCTTCAATTGGGCGACGAAGCCGCCACATTCTCCTCAAAGACCCTCGCCAAGGCGTTCACGGTGTGGACGTGTTGGCAGAAAGCGCCTGGGGCTAGCTCACGCCAACGCTACTACGCTCGGATTTCTACGCCTCAAGGCGACCTCGGAGAATTGCTTGTGGCAAACGGACTTGCCCGTATCTACGGCAAACGGATCACGCTACCCGGCGGCACAAGCAGCCGCGATTACCTCGACAAGCTTAGGGCCATTGAATCCAAGGCGAAAGCCGAAGGAGAGGGCGGGTGGAGCGCTAGATGA